A stretch of Plasmodium knowlesi strain H genome assembly, chromosome: 1 DNA encodes these proteins:
- a CDS encoding SICAvar, type I (fragment) — NDFWKKGGEVDKLWNELSNAMRTNGDKDNGNVCGQMEDGSATNGGTASRQATDPERKACQHLTAGFNQLKENPSSKDSNYPILKNNPLLRQTVGCFLLKEYAKKMQNQSTCVITSGLEKAFKSWKPEKNGRCASGIACIDCNWDDNEYDSCDVKITTNGTPSNAKTAVGTVLDEKKNELKSTMDKINDTKTLCQQLQCAAPRWFERNKVTKQNGTDNRTWCEFWNEGVKPELTNLFTAIQTDGKGKSNTITTARTCQGFGYGNTDSVERKACNYIAAGLQHIKGITGSSNGVAQSNDQYKELLDRAVACIALNMYADQIREKSKDKCPIDESKIQRMFDFWNAINNNSCLTSASRANNKNCFVCKRLQGSYFADCNLSVSNTLVDTTSPQSGSRTTCTDKDNNTNKNVSKKIDDLLKEESKMEGTLKEINKMNDFCTQLQCAARKWKLANSKNGQIGTLSWDDINLVVNEELKKLLEHITDDQKWESVAQHCNGSIGSSTDDTPGEKKAKQKACKLFALGLKHISDIKDKNQNDDVVPLKQTMMCAALNLYADQLITKAKDQCPLDGTKLTDAIQHAFNNSKTIMNGGASCKTGSTNSCFVCKREEKTFHNCQIGQNQNDKVKPKLESLLKDNDKTNPNNMDKTLEEINKIETFCTQVQCAIKQYGKSINNKTGPNGTVSWSDIDKDAKDELTELLDYMIKPDNQKDVAEYCKDKEDKWNAMGHKEGKTNKAACLLFASGLKHIYTHGIVQKNGQVKDHVKGPSFEQTMGCLFLKEYAKQLKKMAEEQKKYRVHPNCSVDSGIDHAFEKSKVIMQASSQCKKNVNNDCFECDLNKGYDKCSIGDDDVGNKAKNLFEGESEQNHMQQTLENTVCPILLTDILTPFLPLAPVSIGLSAMAYYLWKYFGPLGKGGPRFRRSPAEIPGSSIQEHLLDHVEEAGPHEYQLVKERKPRSAPTRTKRSGPVNRRTIIEIHFEVLDECQKGDTQVNQKDFLELLVQEFMGSELMEEEQVPKEELFMEGVPMEEVPMESIPLEQVPMERVPNLGSGFMV; from the exons AACGACTTTTGGAAGAAAGGTGGCGAAGTTGACAAACTATGGAATGAACTATCCAACGCCATGAGGACAAATGGGGACAAAGACAATGGAAATGTATGTGGTCAAATGGAAGATGGCAGTGCCACCAATGGTGGCACTGCCTCCAGACAAGCGACTGACCCTGAAAGGAAAGCATGCCAACATCTTACAGCAGGTTTCAACCAACTAAAAGAAAATCCATCTTCCAAGGACAGTAATTACCCCATCTTGaagaacaacccactgttaagacaaacagtgggttgtttccttcttaaggaatatgcaaaaaaaatgcaaaatcaaTCCACATGTGTTATCACTTCCGGTTTAGAGAAGGCTTTCAAGTCATGGAaaccagaaaaaaatggacgatgCGCGAGCGGTATCGCCTGCATTGACTGTAATTGGGACGATAACGAATATGACAGCTGCGACGTGAAGATTACCACAAATGGCACCCCATCGAATGCAAAGACCGCAGTTGGTACTGTACTcgacgagaaaaaaaatgagttgaAATCAACTATGGACAAAATAAACGACACGAAGACCTTATGTCaacaactccaatgtgccgcACCCAGATGGTTCGAAAGGAACAAAGTAACGAAGCAAAATGGTACTGATAACaggacttgg tgtgaatTTTGGAATGAAGGTGTCAAACCCGAACTGACGAACTTGTTCACAGCAATTCAGACGGATGGAAAGGGCAAATCAAATACAATCACTACTGCCAGAACATGCCAGGGCTTTGGTTATGGTAACACTGATAGtgtcgaaagaaaagcatgtaattATATCGCGGCAGGACTACAACACATTAAAGGCATTACAGGTAGTAGTAATGGTGTTGCACAGTCTAATGATCAATACAAGGAACTGCTCGATAGAGCAGTTGCTTgcattgctcttaacatgtacgctgatCAAATAAGAGAAAAGTCGAAGGATAAATGCCCCATTGATGAATCTAAAATACAAAGAATGTTTGATTTTTGGAATGCAATTAATAATAATTCGTGCTTGACCTCTGCTAGTCGTgctaataataaaaattgttttgtttgtaaAAGGCTTCAAGGCTCATATTTTGCTGATTGCAATCTAAGTGTTTCCAACACTTTGGTTGATACAACATCACCACAATCTGGTTCAAGGACAACTTGCACTGATAAGGACAACAATACCAATAAGAATGTCTCCAAAAAAATCGACGACTTGCTCAAAGAAGAAtctaaaatggaaggaacattaaaggaaataaataaaatgaacgatttctgtactcaactccaatgtgctgcaaggaaatggaaattaGCAAACAgcaaaaatgggcaaattgGAACACTATCTTGG gaTGACATAAACCTTGTCGTTAATGAAGAATTAAAGAAACTTCTAGAACATATTACGGATGATCAGAAATGGGAATCCGTTGCCCAACACTGCAATGGCAGCATTGGTTCTTCGACAGACGACAcaccaggagaaaaaaaagcaaagcaaaaagcttgtaagctttttgctttaggtttaaaacacatttctgatATTAAAGACAAAAACCAAAACGACGATGTTGTACCACttaaacaaactatgatgtgcgcagcacttaatctttatgctgatcaattaattACAAAAGCAAAAGATCAATGTCCTCTGGATGGAACTAAATTGACGGATGCAATACAACACGCTTTTAATAATAGTAAAACCATTATGAATGGAGGAGCTTCATGCAAAACTGGTAGtactaattcttgttttgtttgcaaaagagaagaaaaaacttttCACAATTGCCAAATTGGCCAAAATCAGAATGACAAAGTAAAGCCCAAATTGGAGTCATTGCTCAAAGACAACGACAAAACCAACCCCAACAACATGGACAAAACACtagaggaaataaataaaatcgaaactttctgtactcaagtccaatgtgcaATCAAACAGTACGGAAAGtcaataaataataaaacggGCCCAAATGGAACAGTTAGTTGG AGCGACATAGACAAGGACGCCAAAGACGAATTAACGGAACTTCTGGATTATATGATAAAACCGGATAATCAGAAGGACGTTGCCGAATACTGCAAAGACAAAGAAGATAAATGGAATGCAATGGGCCATAAAGAgggcaaaacaaataaagcagcttgtttgctttttgcttcaggattaaagcacatttatacccATGGTATTGTCCAAAAGAATGGCCAGGTTAAGGATCATGTTAaaggcccatcgtttgaacaaacgatgggttgtttatttcttaaggaatatgcaaaacaattgaaaaaaatggcagaagaacaaaaaaaatatagggtACATCCTAATTGTAGTGTAGATTCTGGCATAGATCatgcttttgaaaaaagtaaagtCATTATGCAAGCATCATCTCAATGCAAAAAGAATGTTAATAACGACTGCTTTGAATGCGACCTAAATAAAGGTTATGACAAATGCTCCATTGGCGATGACGATGTAGGAAATAAAGCTAAAAATCTGTTCGAAGGGGAATCGGAACAAAACCATATGCAACAAActttagagaatacagtctgtcccatccttcttacggatatccttaccccttttcttcctttggctcctgtctctattggtctttctgctatggcttattacctttggaag tattttggtcctcttggtaaaggaggaccacgtttcagaagatctcctgctgaaattcctggttcatCGATACAAGAACACCTactcgatcatgtggaagaagctggtccacatgaatatcaattggtgaaggaacgaaaacctcgttctgctccaacgagaacaaaacgttctggtcccgtgaatcgtcgcacgattattgaaattcattttgaagtgttggatgaatgtcaaaaaggggacacacaagtgaaccagaaggattttctggaacttttggttcaagagttcatgggatcggaattaatggaagaagaacaggttcctaaggaagagctttttatggaaggggttcctatggaagaggttcctatggaaagtaTTCCTTTAGAGcaggttccaatggaacgtgttccaaatttaggttccgggtttatggtttag